One genomic window of Ruminococcus gauvreauii includes the following:
- a CDS encoding V-type ATP synthase subunit K: MSGIVWALAGAAIAVILAGMGSAYGVGVAGQAAAGVVTEDPDKFAKVLILQLLPGTQGIYGLLVAFLTLSKVGVLGGNLADISVSTGLLIFAACLPIGIVGLISARNQGRTAVASIGIIAKKPEQFGKAILFPAMVETYAILALLVSILAIFGIPV; the protein is encoded by the coding sequence ATGAGTGGTATTGTTTGGGCATTAGCGGGAGCAGCAATTGCAGTGATTCTTGCGGGCATGGGTTCCGCATACGGTGTCGGCGTAGCAGGTCAGGCTGCCGCGGGAGTGGTGACTGAGGATCCGGATAAATTTGCCAAGGTACTGATTCTTCAGCTGCTGCCGGGTACACAGGGTATTTATGGTCTTCTGGTAGCTTTCCTGACATTATCCAAGGTGGGTGTGCTGGGAGGAAATCTGGCAGATATCAGCGTGTCTACCGGTCTTTTGATCTTTGCAGCCTGCCTGCCGATCGGCATCGTAGGTTTGATTTCGGCAAGAAATCAGGGAAGAACTGCGGTAGCATCAATCGGCATCATCGCAAAGAAACCGGAACAGTTTGGTAAAGCGATTCTGTTCCCTGCGATGGTGGAGACATATGCGATCCTTGCTCTGCTGGTTTCCATACTTGCAATCTTTGGAATCCCCGTATAA
- a CDS encoding V-type ATP synthase subunit I: MAVLKMQRISICALKKHRKAVLERLQSLGAVEVDIRLEDDSGLFRMDTSGSRSGFLKYAQTAERGLEVLQKYLPESQSMFSSLAGKPLIEQTQYEEIVEQRDKYIAVARKLIDLDKGIAEHIAGIQKLDTQIEGLTPWLPLGIPMSYRGTQQTDILIGTLPQVMTLEELYTVFAQHAPEVEAIDFEIISTDKDFTYLAVMCIKADRMRVETALRSIGFAYPSQLPRKKPEAIREKLEEEKQVLEMEIQELKQKMTACQDERQNLKFTADYFRMRADKYEVLGKLPQTENVFFISGYVPQEKAQAVADDLVQNFEAMAELEEVSEKEEPPVLLKNNKFAQSAEGVLASFGLPGKGEMDPTMVMSIFYVFLFGLMLSDAAYGLIVMIACGAMLVKFPRMGESLKKSVQLFFWCGVSTLFWGIMFGGYFGDLITVVSGTFFGREVTIPALWFVPLNDPMKLLVYSMLFGLIHLFTGLGMKGYMCLRDRKYMDFFCDVVLWFCLLVGLVLMLLPTEMFASISKMTFHFPAAVITLSKVLALGGALGILLMSGRSSKNFGVRIALGAYDLYNITGWLSDILSYSRLLALGLATGVMASVFNQMGSMAGGGILGAILFILVFIVGHTFNIGINLLGAYVHTCRLQYVEFFGKFYEGGGRAFNPFKKNTKYVDIKEEKIL; the protein is encoded by the coding sequence ATGGCAGTATTGAAAATGCAGCGGATTTCAATCTGTGCCCTCAAAAAGCACAGGAAGGCAGTGCTGGAACGGCTGCAGTCACTCGGAGCTGTTGAAGTGGATATCCGTCTGGAAGACGACAGCGGGCTGTTCAGGATGGATACTTCCGGTTCCAGAAGTGGTTTCCTGAAATATGCACAGACTGCAGAACGCGGACTTGAAGTACTGCAGAAATATCTGCCTGAGAGTCAGTCGATGTTTTCCAGCCTGGCAGGAAAGCCCCTGATTGAGCAGACGCAGTATGAAGAGATCGTAGAACAGCGTGATAAATATATCGCTGTAGCGAGAAAACTGATAGATCTGGATAAAGGGATTGCGGAACACATAGCAGGGATACAGAAGCTGGATACACAGATAGAAGGACTGACTCCCTGGCTGCCGCTTGGAATTCCGATGAGTTACAGGGGAACGCAGCAGACCGATATTCTGATCGGAACACTTCCGCAGGTGATGACTCTGGAAGAATTGTATACTGTGTTTGCGCAGCATGCACCGGAGGTAGAAGCGATCGACTTTGAAATCATTTCTACGGACAAAGATTTTACGTATCTGGCGGTCATGTGTATTAAGGCAGACAGAATGCGGGTCGAGACGGCGCTTCGATCAATTGGATTTGCATATCCTTCACAGCTTCCGAGGAAAAAGCCGGAAGCGATCAGGGAAAAACTCGAGGAAGAGAAACAGGTACTCGAGATGGAGATACAGGAATTAAAGCAGAAGATGACAGCCTGTCAGGATGAAAGGCAGAACCTGAAGTTCACAGCCGACTATTTCCGGATGCGTGCCGATAAATATGAGGTGCTGGGAAAGCTGCCGCAGACAGAAAATGTGTTCTTCATCAGCGGCTATGTTCCACAGGAAAAAGCACAGGCGGTTGCAGATGATCTGGTACAGAATTTTGAGGCGATGGCTGAACTGGAGGAGGTCTCGGAGAAAGAAGAGCCGCCGGTTCTTCTTAAAAATAATAAATTCGCACAGTCAGCGGAAGGCGTGCTTGCTTCGTTCGGCCTGCCGGGTAAAGGAGAGATGGATCCGACGATGGTGATGTCGATATTTTATGTCTTTCTGTTCGGACTGATGCTTTCGGATGCGGCGTACGGTCTGATCGTGATGATCGCCTGCGGAGCCATGCTGGTAAAATTCCCCCGGATGGGTGAGAGCCTGAAAAAGTCTGTACAGTTATTTTTCTGGTGCGGTGTTTCCACGTTATTCTGGGGAATCATGTTCGGCGGATACTTCGGAGATCTGATCACGGTGGTGTCTGGAACGTTTTTTGGACGCGAAGTGACGATACCGGCGCTTTGGTTTGTGCCGCTGAATGATCCGATGAAGCTACTGGTGTATTCCATGCTGTTTGGCCTGATTCATCTCTTTACAGGACTGGGCATGAAAGGATATATGTGTCTGAGAGACCGGAAGTACATGGATTTCTTCTGCGATGTTGTTCTCTGGTTCTGCCTGCTGGTGGGACTGGTACTGATGCTGCTTCCGACGGAAATGTTTGCTTCGATTTCCAAGATGACATTTCATTTTCCGGCAGCGGTGATTACGCTGAGCAAGGTGCTGGCTCTCGGCGGAGCACTGGGAATCCTGCTGATGTCGGGACGCTCTTCGAAGAATTTCGGTGTCCGCATTGCCCTGGGAGCCTATGATCTTTACAATATTACAGGCTGGCTCAGTGACATATTATCCTATTCACGACTGCTGGCACTGGGACTCGCGACAGGGGTCATGGCTTCTGTGTTTAATCAGATGGGCAGCATGGCGGGCGGAGGAATCCTGGGTGCGATTCTGTTTATTCTGGTTTTTATCGTCGGACATACGTTTAATATCGGAATCAACCTGCTGGGAGCATATGTGCATACCTGTCGTCTGCAGTATGTGGAATTTTTCGGAAAGTTTTATGAAGGCGGGGGAAGAGCATTCAACCCCTTTAAAAAGAATACAAAATATGTAGATATTAAGGAGGAAAAAATTCTATGA
- a CDS encoding sulfite exporter TauE/SafE family protein, with protein MKMTLELGILIFVAQFIGYIIKGLVGFGNPLIANPVMAMRIDNKFITPGVLPVDTCVNIYMSVKNRKSFLPRLALPIAVCIMIGVVPGILFLKVGSPWIIKALLGVLIIGLGVEMLTRKRDQEITTKNNPVIMGLISVISGFLSGLFGINMLFLAYLERRVANRQQFRANVCFIFVFENVFRLIMYAINGMFSMFTVGITLLSIPAAVFGIMIGSRIDLRLNEKTANRLINAVFILGGVSILVKALIFKA; from the coding sequence ATGAAAATGACGTTAGAACTGGGAATCCTGATTTTTGTTGCGCAGTTTATCGGTTATATCATTAAAGGGCTTGTCGGGTTTGGCAATCCACTGATAGCAAATCCTGTCATGGCGATGAGAATTGACAATAAGTTTATCACTCCGGGAGTGCTTCCGGTAGATACCTGTGTCAATATATATATGTCAGTGAAAAACAGAAAATCTTTTCTGCCGAGACTCGCATTGCCGATCGCCGTCTGTATCATGATCGGCGTCGTTCCGGGCATTCTGTTTTTGAAAGTTGGGTCTCCGTGGATCATAAAGGCCCTGCTCGGTGTGCTGATCATCGGACTGGGTGTGGAGATGCTGACAAGAAAGCGGGATCAGGAGATAACCACAAAAAACAACCCTGTTATCATGGGACTGATCTCTGTGATCTCCGGATTTCTCTCCGGTCTGTTCGGCATCAATATGCTGTTTTTGGCATATCTGGAACGCCGGGTGGCTAACAGGCAGCAATTCAGGGCCAATGTATGTTTTATCTTTGTGTTTGAAAATGTATTTCGCCTGATCATGTATGCGATAAACGGCATGTTCAGTATGTTCACGGTGGGAATCACACTGCTCTCCATACCGGCGGCAGTCTTTGGAATAATGATCGGAAGCAGGATCGATCTGCGCCTGAATGAGAAGACGGCGAATCGCCTGATCAATGCGGTGTTTATTTTAGGGGGTGTCAGCATCCTGGTAAAAGCACTGATATTTAAAGCATAA
- a CDS encoding uroporphyrinogen decarboxylase family protein has translation MNAWEREVATLSFSNEGLDRGCIEESMYPWDKTVANWAEQGYDTGFLKQVHFATLPTDNLYAYNEPYEPWQDYYNTMMAEPVFRHETGLGWDPVIRIAFRIPFISYEEEIREETDEYVIKRDRDGWIRKYPKDGSLVTPVKPVVTCMEDWLEYKAHIQEQIRIHLTPENMEKAYGRFREGCKNKDFVVRLRVSGFFWTPRFLMGNEEQLYAYYDEPEVLQDICRFVTDVYKEHLDGILKIVTPSLVFFEEDLSGKTGPMISPDIFEEFMTPYYKEIIPFLRERGVQNVIMDTDGDFTIMIPKILECGLDGVLPVDVNAGVDIVKVREEFPTLKFIGGFNKLCIIEGEEAIEAELDRLRPVIKQGGCIVCTDHQAAPHTPLENYRYYSRRLKEVVAELRNESVEIG, from the coding sequence ATGAATGCATGGGAGAGAGAAGTTGCAACGTTAAGTTTTTCAAATGAAGGTCTGGACCGCGGGTGTATCGAGGAGAGTATGTATCCATGGGACAAAACAGTGGCCAACTGGGCAGAGCAGGGGTATGATACAGGTTTCCTTAAGCAGGTACATTTCGCGACACTGCCGACCGATAACCTGTACGCCTATAACGAGCCGTATGAGCCATGGCAGGATTATTACAATACCATGATGGCAGAACCGGTATTCCGTCATGAGACAGGACTCGGCTGGGACCCGGTGATCCGGATCGCATTCCGTATCCCGTTCATTTCCTACGAGGAAGAGATCAGGGAAGAGACCGATGAGTATGTGATCAAAAGGGACCGTGACGGCTGGATTCGGAAATACCCGAAGGACGGAAGCCTTGTGACCCCGGTAAAACCGGTGGTGACCTGCATGGAAGACTGGCTGGAGTACAAGGCACATATCCAGGAACAGATCAGGATCCATCTCACACCGGAGAACATGGAGAAGGCATACGGACGGTTCCGTGAGGGCTGCAAAAACAAAGACTTCGTCGTAAGATTGCGTGTCAGCGGATTCTTCTGGACACCACGGTTCCTGATGGGAAATGAAGAACAGCTGTATGCTTACTACGATGAGCCGGAAGTGCTGCAGGACATCTGCCGCTTTGTGACGGATGTATACAAAGAGCATCTGGACGGCATCCTGAAGATCGTGACACCGAGCCTGGTGTTCTTTGAGGAGGACTTAAGTGGAAAGACAGGGCCGATGATCTCCCCGGATATCTTCGAAGAGTTTATGACACCGTACTATAAGGAGATCATCCCGTTCCTGAGAGAACGCGGCGTACAGAACGTGATCATGGACACAGACGGCGACTTTACGATCATGATTCCGAAGATCCTGGAATGCGGGCTGGACGGGGTACTCCCGGTCGATGTAAATGCGGGTGTGGATATCGTAAAAGTCAGGGAAGAGTTCCCGACACTGAAATTCATTGGCGGATTCAACAAGCTGTGCATCATCGAGGGGGAAGAGGCCATTGAGGCGGAACTGGACCGTCTGCGCCCGGTGATCAAACAGGGCGGCTGCATCGTGTGTACCGATCATCAGGCGGCACCGCACACACCGCTGGAGAACTACAGGTATTACAGCCGCAGGCTGAAGGAAGTGGTTGCCGAGCTGCGCAATGAAAGTGTAGAGATAGGATAA